In Methylocystis sp. MJC1, one DNA window encodes the following:
- a CDS encoding sulfite reductase subunit alpha yields the protein MNHIAPPQSLIPESAPFSPEQRAWLNGFFVALVAPDNALVTPLSPQANAAVMPAPVEDDGEAPWHDQTLALDDRMALAEGRPLRRRMMAAMAQQDCGQCGYNCASYADALVARKEARLNLCAPGGKETARMLKSLAAELEEPSKRTTPRPSEPAITSLAAGRSRDNPAPATFLSRRRLNGEGSAKETWHVEFDLRESALDYKAGDSFGVFAKNELGLVDQIIAMLGASHLTPVRGKTLREVLQCDVSLSPAPDTLFELISFVTGGAQREKARLLAHGDDPDGDAATLDALAVLQKFPSARPHPEAFVEALEPLQPRLYSISSSPNATPRRLSLTVDAVRYVVGKRKRLGVASTFLAERIAPGETLMAYVQPAHGFSLPDDPETPIVMVGPGTGVAPFRAFLQERAAKGAKGKNWLFFGHQRAACDFFYADEFETMKAAGLLTRLSLAWSRDGQEKFYVQDRMRQSGRELWAWLAEGAHFYVCGDAQRMAKDVERALVDVVSEFGARSVDEAIAFVNGLKKSGRYQQDVY from the coding sequence ATGAACCACATCGCTCCGCCACAGAGTCTCATCCCCGAAAGCGCGCCCTTCTCGCCCGAACAGCGCGCCTGGCTGAACGGCTTCTTTGTGGCCCTCGTTGCGCCAGACAATGCGCTTGTGACGCCGCTCTCGCCGCAGGCCAACGCCGCCGTCATGCCGGCCCCGGTCGAGGATGACGGCGAAGCTCCCTGGCATGACCAGACCCTCGCCCTCGACGACCGCATGGCGCTCGCCGAAGGACGTCCGCTGCGCCGGCGCATGATGGCCGCCATGGCGCAGCAGGATTGCGGACAATGCGGGTATAATTGCGCGAGTTACGCCGACGCGCTCGTCGCTCGCAAGGAAGCAAGGCTCAATCTTTGCGCGCCAGGCGGCAAGGAGACGGCGCGCATGCTGAAATCGCTTGCGGCCGAGCTGGAGGAGCCGTCCAAGCGCACAACTCCGCGCCCGAGCGAGCCTGCGATAACGTCATTGGCGGCGGGCCGCTCCCGCGATAATCCGGCGCCAGCGACATTTCTTTCGCGCCGTCGCCTCAACGGGGAGGGATCCGCAAAAGAAACCTGGCACGTCGAATTCGATCTCCGCGAAAGCGCGCTCGATTACAAGGCCGGCGACAGTTTTGGCGTCTTCGCGAAGAACGAACTTGGCCTCGTCGATCAGATCATCGCCATGCTCGGAGCCTCCCATCTTACGCCTGTGCGCGGCAAGACCTTGCGAGAAGTCCTGCAGTGCGACGTCTCGCTCTCGCCGGCGCCAGATACGCTTTTCGAGCTCATTTCCTTCGTCACCGGCGGCGCGCAACGCGAGAAGGCGCGGCTTCTGGCGCATGGCGACGACCCGGATGGCGACGCCGCCACGCTCGACGCGCTCGCCGTCCTTCAAAAATTCCCGAGCGCACGCCCGCATCCGGAAGCTTTCGTCGAAGCGCTCGAGCCTCTGCAACCCCGGCTCTATTCCATCTCGTCCTCTCCCAACGCGACGCCGCGTCGGCTGTCGCTGACCGTCGACGCGGTTCGCTATGTCGTCGGCAAGCGCAAGCGTCTCGGCGTCGCGTCGACTTTCCTCGCAGAACGGATCGCGCCGGGTGAGACCTTGATGGCCTATGTGCAACCGGCGCATGGCTTCAGCCTGCCCGATGATCCGGAAACGCCCATCGTCATGGTGGGCCCGGGCACAGGCGTTGCGCCCTTCCGCGCCTTCCTGCAGGAGCGCGCGGCCAAAGGCGCGAAGGGGAAGAACTGGCTCTTCTTCGGTCACCAGCGCGCGGCCTGTGATTTCTTCTACGCCGACGAATTCGAAACCATGAAAGCGGCCGGCCTCCTCACGCGCCTCTCGCTCGCATGGTCGCGAGACGGGCAGGAAAAATTCTACGTGCAGGATCGCATGCGCCAGTCGGGCCGCGAATTGTGGGCCTGGCTCGCCGAGGGCGCGCATTTTTACGTCTGTGGGGACGCCCAGCGCATGGCGAAGGATGTGGAGCGCGCGCTCGTCGACGTCGTGTCGGAGTTCGGCGCGCGCAGCGTCGACGAAGCCATCGCCTTCGTGAACGGGCTGAAGAAATCCGGGCGCTACCAGCAGGACGTTTATTGA